The Rosa rugosa chromosome 3, drRosRugo1.1, whole genome shotgun sequence sequence CATATGTGTGATGACCAACGGgttctttattttccaaatcACCCCAACAAAACTTAGTCTGATGGACACTAGGTTCCACCAAAACGGAATCCATCTTATTAGTGCCAACCAAAGTGTCATTGCACTCTCCCTCTGTCTCTTGCTCATCAGCAATAATGCTCTCGCCTTGCTGCATTTGAGCAAAATTATTACCAATGGAAATATTGACATTAACATTACCTGGGGAGTTTTGTTGGAACTGATCTTGCAACTGGGCTTGAGATATTGTGTCCTACCTACTGTACTATTGGAACAATGGCTTGCTCAACAACAAATGGAGTAGTAGTTTTTTCTACAATTGGATCAGCAACCTTCTCAATAATTGGCATAGGAGGCGATGCTGGTTCAATTTTGAATCAACAACTACTGCTGCAACAAGAGGAGGCGATGCTCGTGCGAATGAAGGACCCTCTCTGGCATCTACATTCACACTTGGCATAGGAGAAACAACCATCTTATTTCCCTTATCCACCTGCTCACTATTCTTTGCAACAAATACTTGTTTTGTCCTCTGTCGGCGACGCTTAAGCGATTAACCTTGATTCATCTCCATCACAGCCTAACCAGAAGTTGCATGATTTCACAAAAGCTTATAATTTGTAACATTGTGCCCAACATCACCACAATGCGAGCAAAGATCAAGGAGACGCTCGTATCCAACTTCAATTACAACAATCTCTCCGTTGTTGCGACGAACAGCCAATTCTGTGGAGGATCAGAAGATAAATCAATATCAACTAAGACCCTAGCAAAGAGACCAAATTTTCTATCCAAGGTATTTTGATCAATTTTCACAGGCACCCCAATTCTCCAGAATCAATactgattcctttcttctctcattccacttgtttccgattcatgattattttccattccaaataAGTAAACGTACCATTAATGTGATACCTACACTTATTTTTCCTATAAATGCATGTCATGTTCTTGTTCAATTTCTGTCATGGAGCAGTTAACTTAACTACGTGTGGCGCACCACAAAATGAGAGTAAAAAGACTTGTATGCCCTAAATTTCTTTGCTAAGACGAGAATCAGCTACTACTTCTTCCTTCCAAAACACGCATATGAATTTGACCGATGGAGGTGATTTCTTCCCTCCAAATCAAGATTTTTCCTTACAAATTACATTGACCAAGTTGACCAAGACTTATTTCACTTTAGATGGGTACAAAAATGCAATCTCAATCAAATAGAGTACCATATCAAAGGCAAATATGCATGTATAACTCTATGGGAATgaaaatcaaaactgaaaaataTCAAAAGCCAATAAGATTGCAAACATTCATTGCAACATAAACCAACAAACTGTTCACAAAGATTTCCACAAAAGATCCACATATAGCTAACTATGCTCGTGGAATGGGAATTGTAGATACGATTCTGGAGCTAGGGATACACCAGAAACAAGACGCAATGAGCATATAGTCTgattttgagtcactttcttcAAGACTAGAAATCACTCTCAGAAAAGTACCTTGCTTTATAAAGTTGGGCGAGCAAACAACTGGATGCCGAGTCGACCTCCAACCATTCGTGGTTTGAGCATATAAATTCCTAAAGCCCATTCCTCCCTCCTCTTTAGGTTTACAAAGAAGATCCCAAGACATCCAATATATTTCCGGTTATCATTCCAAGTCAACTATAATGCTAATACTAATTGATACACAATAAATCTAGTTGATACacaaaataaatcatatatAATAAAGTTAATTGATACAGCTCATGTCAACAGAGGATACATGCTTCCCATCATGTTTAGGCTCTACAAGTCAGTCGAAAGCATGATAATATTCATATTATGTTGATGCTGGAACTATTTATGAAGAAACAATAACTGACCTCGAAGCTAAGAAACTCATTAGAGTCCTCGATCTGTGCACATACATGTATGTGTTGACATGGGTGTCCCTGAATATGAGCATGAAAGAACTTCTTAGCAAAGTACGTAGTTCAAGCCTTCCCCAAAGATCATCATGAGCTGCCTGTTATTATTGTTATGGTCATGGAACACCATCAAAGATGAGGTGACTTCGCAGAAATATTGATGATGATATGGCAAATTCTCATTGGACAAAGTGTGGAGAATCCTAAATCAAATAGAGAATCAAGAAGTTGCCTTTCTCTACAATTCAAGGAGTCTCAAACCAAAAAGGAATGAAAGAGGACTCAAGGAGCAATATAAAAGGGCTATGCAAATCTGAAaaagctctcttctcttctcttctcttctctcctcttctcttctctcctccGTGACTTTAGTCGATGTAGCATCAATAACTTCCATTAGAGCATCATTCTCCACACCTTCAGTTGCATAAATATGGTTATAATATTGCAGCAGAATACCTCTAACACATTCAGGCTCAGTTTTCCATCTCCCATGCTCATTTTGAAGACCCTTGATTAAATTACGGCTTCGTTGGTTGGAGGCCTTGCGGTGGAAAAAAGCTGAATTTCTGTCTCCTTCCTTGAGCCATAAGGTGCGAGAACGCTGTCTCCAATATTTCTCCTGCTGCGTCAAAAGCTCACTATACCTCACATGAAGTCTCCTTTGTTCTTCATACTGCTCAGGCACATAAGGCATTCGCATCAAAGTATCTAACTTCTCCTGCACAGCTCTCATCTaacttctcttaataatagtatatatctatactattattaaaagaagagggtttgttagccaaaatctagaattctgacagaaatgaccctagaagattaataaattttgagaattaattaaatcagaaggataattaagacatttacaaaatatatttttattaaaaaaataaacaaaaaaagtatccacaatccacttttctctccccattatcttttctctgcaataactaactcttttcctttttattttctgaaaaagaaaaaaataataataataacttacACATGTAGAGCATGTGTGAGGAAATGCTAGTTATTATTAATGAAGAAGTTTTGTTagtcaaaatagaaaaaatgtaCCACAATGACCCTGAATTATTAAAAAAACTTTAAAACTCATAAAATAGATAGGGGTAAAATAGTGAACTTATAAAATAAACAgacaatagaaaaaaaaaattgtgaaagtGAGAAGCAGATAAGTACGTGAAATAAAAACTACAAACTTTCACATAAAACTACCCACTCCTGTAAAAAAAACTACCCActctctattaaaaaaaaaatatcaattttcaCACACATAGTGTGGGGGGCGTCTAGTTTTAATTATGCaagttgaaaatgaaaaatccCATACGGAATTAATTATGGATCACTTAGGAGAGTGGGACTTCCTAATCCAGTTTGGATGCGAATTCAGAATCCTGCTTGGATATAAGTATGTATAGCCGTTATAAATACAAAGGTCCCATTTCAAGTTTTTCTTACTTTCAATTGCACAACCAAATTAATCAAGGATGGTCATGCTCTCTCTATATTTGTCTTACAGTAACCTGGGAAACTACCTCCGCTGGTCCACCAGGTCTGTTTCCTTCAAGAAATTACATGAACACAAAATATCTGCAGGCAAGAGAAAACAAATAGAGAACTGCGACGACGACCAAATTACTTGTCATGGGTCAGCTGGGTGCTGGCAGACACCACCACAAGACAGCATGGAGGAGATTCTACGAAATATGGGTTTGATTGCTCGTACACGCTTAGCCAAGGTCTGCATGTCTTGGAGTTCACTTGTTATGCGTGCTGAAATCCGCAGTGCTCCACAACTGCCATGGTTAGTACACCCTCAAACCCCAAACACCAACTACTTAACCTTTTCCAGCCTCTCTGAGGGTGAAGTTGTGAACATGGAGCTCCCAAAGCGATTCCGAGGACAAGGCAAGTTCAAGTTTCGAGCGTCTTCTAAAGGTTGGTTGATCATTTTACAAGAAAAAGGATTCGGCTTTGATATGTTCCTATACAATCCGATTTCTAGAGCCCGACACCAACTTCCTTCCTTAAACACTATTCCATCTTTCCTATCTTTCCAACTAGCAAGAATGCTAGGGAAGGTTATCAACAATCATGCCGACAAACATGCCGAGAATTTTGTATCTAAAGTTGTGTTGTCTAGTCCAAATATCTCAGAATGCATTGTGGCTGCCGTTTTCGAACCTCAGAAGGAATTGGGATTATGCAGACCTGGAGACAAAAGCTGGACTGTCTTTGAGATACTGAATCATGAGGACGACTTCCTCATGGATTTACTTTTTTCGCAGGGCATGCTATACGGCTTAGTTGATAATGTTGATAATAGCAAGTCCACCAAGAATGGCATCGGCGCAGCTCGCATCTTAAACTTTGGAGATGATCAGGCAATGACAGTGGAATTGAAGTTGGTCTACGGCCATAAAGAAGTTGGTAATACTACAGAATATCATGATGACTATCTAATCTTTTTAAATAGAGACTACAACTCATATTTGTTAGAATCGACAACAAATAGCGACAAGGAAATCTTGTTGATCCATCAAATGCTCGATTGTTTAATGCC is a genomic window containing:
- the LOC133737214 gene encoding uncharacterized protein LOC133737214 produces the protein MEEILRNMGLIARTRLAKVCMSWSSLVMRAEIRSAPQLPWLVHPQTPNTNYLTFSSLSEGEVVNMELPKRFRGQGKFKFRASSKGWLIILQEKGFGFDMFLYNPISRARHQLPSLNTIPSFLSFQLARMLGKVINNHADKHAENFVSKVVLSSPNISECIVAAVFEPQKELGLCRPGDKSWTVFEILNHEDDFLMDLLFSQGMLYGLVDNVDNSKSTKNGIGAARILNFGDDQAMTVELKLVYGHKEVGNTTEYHDDYLIFLNRDYNSYLLESTTNSDKEILLIHQMLDCLMPNCAAAADDDDDDDESEIEYQRTSGFVVYKIDLECGNFHEVQNLGDQIIFLAEHSSSLSFPASDFKLQGNCIYFATSGYATINLPLKTLLGSNISREIGIFSLDDRKIKRPFPSLDVAGISSPSQLSWFSPSL